The genomic region TCGACGAAGCCGCCACCCGCATCCGCGAAGAGGTCGACGCCGACGCCAACATCATCGTCGGCGCCACCTTCGACGAATCGCTCGACGGCGTCATTCGCGTCTCCGTGGTCGCAACCGGTATCGAGCAGGCCGCCATCGCCTCCCGCGCCCAGGCTCCGGCCGCGCAGCAGTCGGGCGGTTCGCCGGAGAGCCGGCTGGCCGATCTGACCGCCCGCCTGCGTGCCGACAATCAGCGCATGGCCGAGCGTGCCCAGAAGCTGGAACCGGCGACCGGCGTGACGGTCGCTCCGATCGCGGCTCCCGCCGCCGCACCGCAGCAGCGTCCGGCCGTCGAGCGCGCTGCGCTCGCGGCGATCGCCGCCGCGGTTGCTCCCGACGGCTCGCCTTCTGCCCAGGCGCCGATGCAGCCGGCCTCCTACGGTGACGTCACCGTGCGGCCGATTGCCCAGAAGCCCTCGCTGTTCCCGGACCACGAGGCCGCCCGGGCCGAGCAGCACGAGCCGATGCCGCCCGAGACCTTCATCCCCCAAGCGGCGGAACGGTCGCCGGTCCGTGCTCCGCGGATGCCGAAGTTCGAGGATCTGCCGATGCCGGCGCAGGCCGAAATCCGCCAGGCCAGCGGTGAGGGCGAACCGGAACACCCGCAGAAGACCCGCCTGTCGCTGCTGCAGCGGCTGGCCAATGTCGGCCTCGGCCGCCGCGACGAAGAGACCGAGCCGCCGATCGCGGCCCGTGCTTCCGGTCCGGCCATGCCGACGATGCCGCCGCTGCCCGAGCGCAAGCCGGCCCGCAGCGTCGCCCAGCAGATCTCGGCGAACGAATCGCCGGTATCGGAATATGCAAAGCGCCCTGCGCCGCAGGGGTTGGACGCTCATGGCCGCCAGGCACCTGTTGCCCCAACGCCACAGGGC from Bradyrhizobium elkanii USDA 76 harbors:
- the ftsZ gene encoding cell division protein FtsZ, with translation MALNLTPPDISELKPRITVFGVGGAGGNAVNNMITAGLQGVDFVVANTDAQALTMSKAQRIVQMGTQVTQGLGAGSQPDVGAAAAQEVMDELRDHLTGANMVFVTAGMGGGTGTGAAPVIAKAAREMGILTVGVVTKPFHFEGQRRMRTAEHGIAELHKVVDTLLIIPNQNLFRVANEKTTFADAFAMADQVLYSGVACITDLMVKEGLINLDFADVRAVMREMGKAMMGTGEATGEKRALTAAEAAIANPLIDDSSMKGARGLLISITGGKDLTLFEVDEAATRIREEVDADANIIVGATFDESLDGVIRVSVVATGIEQAAIASRAQAPAAQQSGGSPESRLADLTARLRADNQRMAERAQKLEPATGVTVAPIAAPAAAPQQRPAVERAALAAIAAAVAPDGSPSAQAPMQPASYGDVTVRPIAQKPSLFPDHEAARAEQHEPMPPETFIPQAAERSPVRAPRMPKFEDLPMPAQAEIRQASGEGEPEHPQKTRLSLLQRLANVGLGRRDEETEPPIAARASGPAMPTMPPLPERKPARSVAQQISANESPVSEYAKRPAPQGLDAHGRQAPVAPTPQGDDHLDIPAFLRRQAN